GTCTCCCTCTGGGAGTGCTTTCAGCGCGAATTAAGCCGGTTTGGCGATTGTTGCGACCTTGCCTTGATCTCATGCAGACCATGCCGGCTTTTGTGTATTTGATTCCAGCAGTGATGTTGTTCAGCACAGGTGCTGTTCCAGCAATCATTGCGACATTGGTGTTTTCGATGCCGCCGGTGGTTCGCCTCACCCAGCTCGGTATTCGTCAAGTTCCTCTTGATCTCATCGAGGTGGGTCGTGCCTTTGGGTGCAGTGAGTTGCAATTGCTATGGAAAGTACAGATGCCGAGTGCTTTGCCCACGTTGATGAGTGGAGTGAATCAAACGATCATGCTGGCTTTATCGATGGTGGTGATTGCCTCGATGATTGGTGGAGGCGGCCTGGGTGATGTCGTGCTGCGCGGCATTCAACAGCTGGATGTGGGCCTTGGTTTTGAGGGCGGGATTGCGGTTGTGATTCTCGCTGTCATCCTCGATCGACTTAGTCAGAGCTTGATGCTTGAAGGTGAGAGAGCGTTGGAAGCTCGCTCTCGTCGTTGGCGTTCGCTGTGGAGGACACCATGACAGCCCATCTCTGGCGTCGCCGTGCCGTTTTGCTGTCAGGTCTTGGTTTAGCTACGGCTTCCCTGTCCAGCCTGGTGCGCTTGAGCAGGCAACGCCAGGCACGCTCGACCGCAGCTAAGTCCTCCACACAAAAAGGCTCGGAACCACAATCGGACTCTGTGTTGACTCAGTCGAGTGCAACGGGGCCGTTGCGCTTGGGATGGTCTCCATGGGCTGATGCAGAAGTGATGAGCTTGATCGCTCAGCGGGTGATTCAGCAGGCTTACAACCTTCCCGTGGAACGGGTCATGGCCGATATCGGCATTCAATATGCCTCTGTGGCGCGAGGGGATCTCGACCTGATGTTGATGGCTTGGTTGCCGTTAACGCACAAGGACTACTGGACACGAGTCCGTGACCGGGTGCTCGATTTCGGTTCCATGTATTCCGGCCGTCTTGGTTGGGTGGTTCCCGATTACGTGGATGCCTCTGAGCTTCGCTCGATCACTGATCTGCAAAATCCTGAAGTCGCGGCGCGTTTTCAGAACAGGGTCCAAGGCATTGACCCTGGCTCAGGCCTCAATCAGGCTTCTGAGCAGGCGTTGGTGGATTACAAGCTGGGTGACATGCGCCTGGTTGCTTCCAGTAGCGCTGCTATGACGGCTGTTCTTGATAAAGAGATTCGGGAGCGACGTTGGGTGGTGGTGACCAGTTGGACGCCGCATTGGATGTTTGCTCGCTACAAGCTCCGTTTCTTGGAGGATCCCCAGCTCGTGTTTGGTGGTGTGGAATGGATTCATGCCCTAGGGAGGCAGGGCTTGGATCGGGAGTACCCAGCTCTGACAGCATTTTTATCCCGTTTTCAGATCCCTGATCGTGAGCTGTCTGATGTCCTTCTGATGGCGAATGAGCGCTCGGCAGAAGAAGCTGTCGAAAACTATCTCAATCTTCATCCGGCCCGAATTCGCTACTGGACAACAGGAAAAATCAGCTGAACAGTACAGGCTGGATTCAAGCTGCTGTCGCAGGACGTCTCGGTGGACATGCCATTAGTGGGCGATGGTGATGATGTCGTGGCGTTTTGTTGGTTGCTGCCTTAATGCTCCGTGTCTGGCCTGCTTCGGCAAGGTCTGCTTGTAAGCGTTCGGTGCAGCACAGCAACCTCGACCAGCTAGGGAGCTGATGGGCCACTGGAGCTGCCATCAATTCCTCAACTTTGGGACGTAACAAGGTTGCGAAGCTTTGGACAGCAAGCTCTTCGCTGTGTCGGCTGTAAGGCAGACGATTAATGGCTGAATCCAATCCAAACTGTTGGACACGGTCTTCGCCGACCCGTCGGAACAGCACTTCAAGGGTTGGAATTTGGTCTGGAGACAACATTCGACCTTCATGCTCCATGAGTCCACGAAGCACCGTGGCAAAAATTTCACCGGCCATGCGTTGCAATCCCTCTGAAGGAGCATTGCCCAATGTTTTGTGCTTGTGATCAAACAAGCCGAGATCCACTTGGGCGATGCGGCGAGGGGCCACATGGCGATACACCTCTGAAAGCAAACCAATTTCGAGTCCCCAGTCCGAAGGAATGCGCAAATTCATGGCCAGATCTCTGGTGAACGCGAACTCGCCGGCTAAGGGGTAGCGAAATGATTGGAGATAGCGCAAATAAGGCATCGGCCCAAAAATCTGCTCCAGGCTGGTGAGGAGTGGGCCTACAAAAAGGCGTGTTGCTCTCCCATGCAGAGATTGGGTCTCGAGCGAAAGACGGCTGTAAAACGCTTTCACATAAGCCACACCGAGAGAGGGGTCCAGCAACGGTCGCAGCATTCTTTGTGGGTACGCCGGTGAAAAGGTGCGGATGTCAGCATCAAAGAGACCAACGATCTCAGCGCTTCTGCAAGCCACACCAAGCCCTTGCCACACAGCCCAGCCTTTCCCAGGTGGTCCGGTCACATTGAGGCCAAGCGTCTGAAGGGACTGCAGTGATTCGGCAACGGCGGGACCATTCGTCCAGTGCACGCGTACCGGAAATGGCATGTCAGAGAAGAAGGCTTCCGCGGCGGCGACGTCGTCGCAGGTCTCCGCTGACAACGCGATCACGAGTTCTTCGAGGCCGCTTAGTTCTGCCAGCACCTCACGGATCAGTCCGAGCGCAGGACGGCTGAACTCTTCCATGAGGCACGGAATCAGCAAGGACGTTGGGCGTTGCCTCAGCTGACGACGAAAGTCTGGGAGGTCCAGCTTTCCGAGTCCATAGTCATGAATCGTGGCGATTAATCCCTGCTGAAAATCCATGCGGTGATCAATGCGACAACAATTTGCGAAGCTCTGTTCCATACCTGATGCACTTGGCAAAGGCATGGTGTCGAAGCAGTTAATGGCGCATAAGTGGTTGCCATCGCTTCTGTCGGAGCTTTATGAACACCATTCTTCGGAGGATCTCAATCGGCTGTCGTCGCAATTGCTGCATTCCGAGCGGTCCGCGTCAGAGATTGCTGTTTCAGAGTCGCTCGATCTTGGGAGTGCAGACGCAACGGCAACGACTGCGCGTTGGGATTCCTCGAGTTGTGTGTTGATTGCCTATGCCGATACGGTGAGCGCCAATAACCAGCCTGGCCTTCGTTGTTTGCAGGCTCTTCTCCACGACCATTTCCATGGCCTCTCATCGGTCGTGCATGTGTTGCCCTTCTTGCGCTCCACCAGTGATGGAGGTTTTGCCGTTGCCAGCCATGAGGAGATTGAGCAACGCTTCGGTGATTGGAATGACTTGGCCGCGTTGGCTGAAGGTCGCCAGTTGATGGCTGATTTGGTTCTCAATCACATTTCAGCGTCGCACCCTTGGGTGCGGGCTTTTCTGAAGGGAGAGGAACCTGGCGCGCGATGTGTGTTGGCTGCTGCTCCCCACTCTTGTTGGGACAATGTGGTGCGCCCGCGCAGTTCGGCGCTATTCACCACCCTCGCGACAGATCGGGGCCCAGAAACGGTCTGGACCACGTTCGGGCCCGATCAAGTGGATGTGAACTGGCGAGAGCCTGAGGTGTTGCTGGGGTTCACTCGCCTGCTCGATTTGTTTTGCAGTTTTGGCATCCAATGGTTGCGCCTTGATGCCGTGGGGTTTGTTTGGAAACAACCTTTGAGTGATTGCATCCATCAGCCTCAAGCCCATCGCTTGGTGCAAGTGTTGCGTCTTCTCTTGGAGTCTCGATGTCCTCAGGGAGTGGTGGTGACGGAAACGAATGTTCCCGAGCAGGAAAATCTGTCTTATTTGACCACGGGTACTGAAGCGCACCTCGCCTACAACTTCCCCTTACCTCCTTTGGTCCTCGAGGCATGTCTCAGTCGTCGTGCAGATCTGCTGAATTCCTGGCTGGCGCGTTGGCCTCAGCTCCCTCAAGGGACAGGCCTGCTCAATTTCACGGCCTGTCATGACGGGATTGGTTTGCGGCCGCTTGAAGGGTTGATGGAATCCGATCGCTTGCTCCAGTTGCTGAAGCAATGCGAGCAGAGGGGTGGTTTGGTGAGTCACCGGCGCATGGCGGATGGACTGGATGTTCCCTATGAGATCAACATCAGCTGGTGGAGTGCCATGGCGGCTCCAGGGAGGGATCCATCACACCATCAACGAGCGCGTTTTGTGTTGACGCAATTGCTGCTGTTGACGTTGCCCGGTGTGCCTGCGTTTTACCTGCCGGCGTTACTGGCAACCCCTAATGACAATGCTCGATTTCGCCTCAGCGGTCATCGGCGCGACCTCAACCGTCCTCAATTTCAACTCGACCGTTTAGAGCGTTTGTTGGCTGATGTTGAAAGCGATCCCCGTCAGGTGGTGGAGTTACTGCAACAAGCAATGGCTGTCCGTCGTGGCCAGCCGGCGCTAGATCCCTTCGCCCCAATGACGGTCCTGAGCGAAGGACGCTCTGATGTAGTGATTCTGCAGAGGGGTGAAGGGGCAAGCACTCTGTTTGCCATTCACAATTTCAGTGATGTTCGCCTCAGTTTCCCTTTGAGCACCCTTGCTAACGCCACAGGGTCTGTTTGGCATGACGTGTTGAACGGGAATTCCTTTGTTGCGGGCCAAACGGCTCTCGACCTTGAGCCGTTTGCTGTGCATTGGTTGACTCGATGACGAAAACAGATGCTCTGTCCTCAACCCCCTGGTGGGTCGTCACCGATCTCGATGGGACTCTGATGGACCATGCCTACAACTGGGAGCCGGCACGGGAGGCGATCCGT
The window above is part of the Synechococcus sp. WH 8020 genome. Proteins encoded here:
- a CDS encoding ABC transporter permease, with product MVQSLPFGSAYLFAAVHQAGALGLAVDAAVVWLLTYAQSVFDVVNAGVMALVAFTEHSLRAPSPWIFALIVAGLGLWRVSGGFALFALLGLNLVLAMGLWDPMISTLALVLTASFLALLIGLPLGVLSARIKPVWRLLRPCLDLMQTMPAFVYLIPAVMLFSTGAVPAIIATLVFSMPPVVRLTQLGIRQVPLDLIEVGRAFGCSELQLLWKVQMPSALPTLMSGVNQTIMLALSMVVIASMIGGGGLGDVVLRGIQQLDVGLGFEGGIAVVILAVILDRLSQSLMLEGERALEARSRRWRSLWRTP
- a CDS encoding glycine betaine ABC transporter substrate-binding protein, translating into MEDTMTAHLWRRRAVLLSGLGLATASLSSLVRLSRQRQARSTAAKSSTQKGSEPQSDSVLTQSSATGPLRLGWSPWADAEVMSLIAQRVIQQAYNLPVERVMADIGIQYASVARGDLDLMLMAWLPLTHKDYWTRVRDRVLDFGSMYSGRLGWVVPDYVDASELRSITDLQNPEVAARFQNRVQGIDPGSGLNQASEQALVDYKLGDMRLVASSSAAMTAVLDKEIRERRWVVVTSWTPHWMFARYKLRFLEDPQLVFGGVEWIHALGRQGLDREYPALTAFLSRFQIPDRELSDVLLMANERSAEEAVENYLNLHPARIRYWTTGKIS
- a CDS encoding glycosyl transferase, whose translation is MDFQQGLIATIHDYGLGKLDLPDFRRQLRQRPTSLLIPCLMEEFSRPALGLIREVLAELSGLEELVIALSAETCDDVAAAEAFFSDMPFPVRVHWTNGPAVAESLQSLQTLGLNVTGPPGKGWAVWQGLGVACRSAEIVGLFDADIRTFSPAYPQRMLRPLLDPSLGVAYVKAFYSRLSLETQSLHGRATRLFVGPLLTSLEQIFGPMPYLRYLQSFRYPLAGEFAFTRDLAMNLRIPSDWGLEIGLLSEVYRHVAPRRIAQVDLGLFDHKHKTLGNAPSEGLQRMAGEIFATVLRGLMEHEGRMLSPDQIPTLEVLFRRVGEDRVQQFGLDSAINRLPYSRHSEELAVQSFATLLRPKVEELMAAPVAHQLPSWSRLLCCTERLQADLAEAGQTRSIKAATNKTPRHHHHRPLMACPPRRPATAA
- a CDS encoding alpha-amylase family glycosyl hydrolase: MRQQFAKLCSIPDALGKGMVSKQLMAHKWLPSLLSELYEHHSSEDLNRLSSQLLHSERSASEIAVSESLDLGSADATATTARWDSSSCVLIAYADTVSANNQPGLRCLQALLHDHFHGLSSVVHVLPFLRSTSDGGFAVASHEEIEQRFGDWNDLAALAEGRQLMADLVLNHISASHPWVRAFLKGEEPGARCVLAAAPHSCWDNVVRPRSSALFTTLATDRGPETVWTTFGPDQVDVNWREPEVLLGFTRLLDLFCSFGIQWLRLDAVGFVWKQPLSDCIHQPQAHRLVQVLRLLLESRCPQGVVVTETNVPEQENLSYLTTGTEAHLAYNFPLPPLVLEACLSRRADLLNSWLARWPQLPQGTGLLNFTACHDGIGLRPLEGLMESDRLLQLLKQCEQRGGLVSHRRMADGLDVPYEINISWWSAMAAPGRDPSHHQRARFVLTQLLLLTLPGVPAFYLPALLATPNDNARFRLSGHRRDLNRPQFQLDRLERLLADVESDPRQVVELLQQAMAVRRGQPALDPFAPMTVLSEGRSDVVILQRGEGASTLFAIHNFSDVRLSFPLSTLANATGSVWHDVLNGNSFVAGQTALDLEPFAVHWLTR